The sequence below is a genomic window from Candidatus Margulisiibacteriota bacterium.
GTATCGTAATTGATCAGAGTAAAAGAGGCGCCAACAGTAACATTGTCGTTGATCGCCTGTTCCAGCGCGTATTGCAGGTTCAGGTCATAAGCCAGATCGGCATTGACCGCGACTTTTTTGGCAGTGATCCCTACCCCCCAGTTTCCCCAGAAATAATCGACATAAGCCGAGTAGGTGGAACCGGATGGACCGGAACCGCCGGTCGCGCTAAAGTCGATCGCTCTTCCATCCCCGAGATCAAGCCCTACCCCTCCCCCCAGGGCGCCCCAGGTGGTGTTAGCATAAAGATATGGCGAAACAGCGTAAACTTGAGCGGCAGCCAACATAGCAAAGAGAAAAATAATAATTTTTTTCATTTAACTGCTCCTTTATTACTTTTAAAAAGACGGACACTCCCCCAGAACAGGGCGAGGATGATCACCACCCCAACGATCCCCGCAGTTGAATAATTTAATAGCGCGGTCCGTTCCACCCCCTTGTTGGCAAAGTTGTATGATCCCGCCACATAATCAAGACCATCAGGATGAGTTGAAGCGAAAAAAGAGGCAAGAACAACAATGGCAATAGAGAGGAGAAAGAGGTTTCTCATCCTTCCTCCTTCAACATAGAGCGGAACGATCCGACCAAAGCCAGGGAGATCAACGCTTCGGCGATCCCGATCACCGCGTGGACTTTGACCATCGCTGGAATTACCATAGCAAAAGGAACAGTTCCGGAAATTCCCAGTTCCAACGAGCAAGCCAGGGCGGCTAGAACAACCGATGACCAGGCGGCCAGAGCGATCGCCCCCCACTCCGGCATAATCTTCTTGAGCAAATAATATATATAATAGCCAATGATCGAACCGATAGCCGCCATGTTGATAATGTTGGCCCCGACGGCGATCAACCCGCCGTCCGCAAAAAAGAACATTTGGACCGCCAGGACGGCCGCGATGACGAGCGAGCCGGCAAACGGGCCCAACACCACCGCCGCGAACACCCCACCGATCAGGTGGCCGGAAGTCCCGCCGCTGATCGGGAAGTTAAACATCTGCGCGGCAAAGATCAGCGCCGCGACCATCCCCATCTTATAGATCGTCCGTTCCCCTTCACCGGTCAGCATTTGCCGCGTTCTACCCAGGATTTGGCCCCCTTTTTTGCCAGCGGTAGCCAAAACAGCCGCCGGAACCAAAGCGGTCACCGCCGCCCGGACTTTTGCCAGGCTGTAGCCAAGGACCAGCGCCGCCCCGCCTAACAGGCCGGCCGATACTTTCGGATCAAGGAATCCGTCTGGAATATGCATTTCTACCGTTTATGATAGCCCACGTATTACGACTTGTCCACACCGCTCCCCCCCTATATAATGTGATCATGCGATTATCGGTTATTATTGGAACATATAACCAGAAAGAGGTTTTGCGGCAAACCCTCGAATCCCTTTTTCGCCAGACCCTCGCTTCCGATCAATATGAGATCCAGCTGGTCGACAGCTCCTCGACCGACGGGACCGACCAGATGGTTCAGGAACTCCATCCCCCCTGCCGCTTCAATTACCAGCGGGTGGAGAACAAAGGGAAAACTTTTGCCCGCAACCTGGGGATCAAGGCGGCAACCGGCGAGATCGTTTTCCTGACCGACGCCGACATGGTCGCAAAAGAAACACTGCTAGAGGAGCACCTGAAGGCCCATCGGAAGAAAATGAACACTTCGTTTGAAGGTTTGACGATCAATCCGGACGGCAAGCCGTATATCAAGTCTTTTATTTTTCCCAACTCCCGGCTTAAGTGGTCATACTTTCTGACCGGCAACCTCTCTCTCCCCAAAAAGATCATCCTGGAAGCAGGGCTTTTTGACGAACGGTTCAAAGGTTACGGCTGGGAAGATATTGAGCTCGGCTACCGGCTCTCCCGGATGAAGGTCCCGCTCTATTACCTCCCCGGCGCGGTTAATTACCACCATCACCCGGTCAGCGACGCCGGGATGCTGGAGCGCAAGTTTGAAATGGGACGCTCCGCCGCCCTCTTTTACAAAAAGCATCCCAATCTAACGATTAAAATGTTCCTGGGGATAAACCCGCTGGCAATGGGGATTTACTCCCTGCTAAAGAGGAGCCCCAAGCTCCTGGCCCGGGTCAAATCACGCTACCTGCTGGAGGAGTATCAATACCGGCGGGGCTTAGAAGCCGGACTCCAG
It includes:
- a CDS encoding glycosyltransferase family 2 protein, whose amino-acid sequence is MRLSVIIGTYNQKEVLRQTLESLFRQTLASDQYEIQLVDSSSTDGTDQMVQELHPPCRFNYQRVENKGKTFARNLGIKAATGEIVFLTDADMVAKETLLEEHLKAHRKKMNTSFEGLTINPDGKPYIKSFIFPNSRLKWSYFLTGNLSLPKKIILEAGLFDERFKGYGWEDIELGYRLSRMKVPLYYLPGAVNYHHHPVSDAGMLERKFEMGRSAALFYKKHPNLTIKMFLGINPLAMGIYSLLKRSPKLLARVKSRYLLEEYQYRRGLEAGLQEFQ
- a CDS encoding PDGLE domain-containing protein, whose amino-acid sequence is MRNLFLLSIAIVVLASFFASTHPDGLDYVAGSYNFANKGVERTALLNYSTAGIVGVVIILALFWGSVRLFKSNKGAVK
- a CDS encoding energy-coupling factor ABC transporter permease — protein: MHIPDGFLDPKVSAGLLGGAALVLGYSLAKVRAAVTALVPAAVLATAGKKGGQILGRTRQMLTGEGERTIYKMGMVAALIFAAQMFNFPISGGTSGHLIGGVFAAVVLGPFAGSLVIAAVLAVQMFFFADGGLIAVGANIINMAAIGSIIGYYIYYLLKKIMPEWGAIALAAWSSVVLAALACSLELGISGTVPFAMVIPAMVKVHAVIGIAEALISLALVGSFRSMLKEEG